The Bos indicus x Bos taurus breed Angus x Brahman F1 hybrid chromosome 11, Bos_hybrid_MaternalHap_v2.0, whole genome shotgun sequence genome includes a region encoding these proteins:
- the RHOB gene encoding rho-related GTP-binding protein RhoB — translation MAAIRKKLVVVGDGACGKTCLLIVFSKDEFPEVYVPTVFENYVADIEVDGKQVELALWDTAGQEDYDRLRPLSYPDTDVILMCFSVDSPDSLENIPEKWVPEVKHFCPNVPIILVANKKDLRSDEHVRTELARMKQEPVRTDDGRAMAVRIQAYDYLECSAKTKEGVREVFETATRAALQKRYGSQNGCINCCKVL, via the coding sequence ATGGCGGCCATCCGCAAGAAGCTGGTGGTGGTGGGCGACGGCGCGTGCGGCAAGACGTGCCTGCTGATCGTGTTCAGTAAGGACGAGTTCCCCGAGGTGTACGTGCCCACCGTCTTCGAGAACTATGTGGCCGACATCGAGGTGGACGGCAAGCAGGTGGAGCTGGCGCTGTGGGACACGGCGGGCCAGGAGGACTACGACCGCCTGCGGCCGCTCTCCTACCCGGACACCGACGTGATCCTCATGTGCTTTTCGGTGGACAGCCCGGATTCGCTGGAGAACATCCCCGAGAAGTGGGTGCCCGAGGTGAAGCACTTCTGCCCCAACGTGCCCATCATCCTTGTGGCCAACAAGAAAGACCTGCGCAGCGATGAGCACGTCCGCACAGAGCTGGCCCGTATGAAGCAGGAACCGGTGCGCACGGATGACGGCCGCGCTATGGCCGTGCGCATCCAAGCCTACGACTACCTCGAGTGCTCGGCCAAGACCAAGGAGGGCGTCCGAGAGGTCTTCGAGACGGCCACGCGCGCCGCGCTGCAGAAGCGCTACGGCTCCCAGAACGGCTGCATCAACTGCTGCAAGGTGCTATGA